The following coding sequences lie in one Rutidosis leptorrhynchoides isolate AG116_Rl617_1_P2 chromosome 4, CSIRO_AGI_Rlap_v1, whole genome shotgun sequence genomic window:
- the LOC139842461 gene encoding uncharacterized protein, with amino-acid sequence MPPVLGVHLILTSLSKDYDGFVMNYNMHSMGKTIPELHAMLKQAKKGLPKKTPAVLTIKEGKIQKIKPQPASGKGKGESKPAYTPKKKIPPPAKKEHPAKNMACHHCGQIGHWRRNYVLYLEELRANYVIYRLWYFGF; translated from the coding sequence ATGCCACCAGTTCTTGGAGTGCACTTGATACTTACTTCACTATCCAAGGACTATGAtggatttgtaatgaattacaatatgcatagCATGGGAAAAACCATTCCTGAGCTACATGCAATGCTTAAGCAAGCTAAAAAGGGGCTACCAAAGAAGACTCCGGCAGTCTTAACCATAAAGGAAGGTAAAATCCAGAAAATAAAGCCGCAACCTGCTAGTGGAAAGGGAAAAGGAGAGAGTAAGCCAGCTTACACACCAaagaagaaaattccaccaccAGCAAAGAAAGAGCATCCCGCAAAGAACATGGCTTGTCACCATTGTGGCCAGATTGGTCATTGGAGACGAAACTATGTGCTTTACTTGGAAGAGTTGAGAGCCAATTATGTAATTTACAGATTATGGTATTtcggtttctaa